One region of Equus caballus isolate H_3958 breed thoroughbred chromosome 23, TB-T2T, whole genome shotgun sequence genomic DNA includes:
- the ZNF658 gene encoding zinc finger protein 658 isoform X1 produces MNIAQGLVSFEDVTVEFTQEEWRQMDSTQRALYKDVMLENYGHLVSMGYCSTKPRVIFKLEQGEEPWSLEEEFLNQRYPGYYKVDVHLEGNWEKEEKPLWQVIFMDNKRLSKEVQKVLEKPFNLDSTPDFSGSMPCKCDSHRVNLPVVSELIINDRKYSRKKANYMNVGEKLQLGIKRQKTPTGEKSNECNKNVKGLSYKKDHQKFQTLAQSFEYNEFGKVLRDKTVCVTVTSSLTGEESYKDFEFRKNCDKPTVFNLVRNGTREECFDLDEVGKSCDDRNTLLEYNKINVAMTHCERHESGSNFIRNSPLIQPQRTITGQGASQSSKCEENLSQSSTHQKTQTGDKFCVFNECTNAFYEKLDLMIHQRTHTEENFYECGKYGKSFHQNSALDLFQQSGTGQKSFECNECRKFFYQKAHLIQHQRICSGDKTYECEECGRSFSPNSHSVHCPGTHMGVSLCECNEYAKTFCQKSNLSEHVTVHTKEKPYDHNRCGKSYKKSAIIEHQRTHTRMKPFQSNEYGKTFSKMAHLKECQRIYTGEKPYECIECGKTFSKTSHLRAHQRIHTGEKPYECIECGKTFSHKTHLSAHQRTHTGEKPYECNECGKTFADNSTLRAHQRTHTGEKPYDCNECGRSFAHISVLRAHLRIHTGEKPYECNDCGRSFAHNSALRAHQRIHTGEKPYECNECEKTFAHNSALRVHHRVHTGEKPYECNECEKTFAHNSALRAHQKIHTGEKLYECNECGKIFSQKTHLSTHRRIHTGEKPYECTACGKTFSQKSYLSGHERIHKGEKPYECNECGKTFVYKAALIVHQRIHTGERPYECNECGKTFSQRTHLSAHQRTHTGEKPYECSECGKTFADNSALRAHQRIHTGEKPYECNECGKTFSKTSHLRAHLRTRAGEKPYECSECGKTFSQKSYVTAHQRIHTGEKPYQCNVCGKPFAHNSTLRVHQRIHTGVKSYECNECGKTFSQKSHLSAHQRIHTGEKPYECNECGKAFAQNSTLRVHQRIHTGEKPYECDACGKTFVRKAALRVHHTRMHTRGKALVCNEFGKS; encoded by the exons ATGAACATAGCTCAG GGATTGGTGTCGTTCGAAGACGTGACTGTGGAGTTCACCCAGGAGGAGTGGCGGCAGATGGACTCCACACAGAGGGCCCTGTACaaagatgtgatgctggagaactacgGCCACCTGGTCTCCATGG GATACTGCAGTACTAAACCCCGGGTGATTTTCAAGTTGGAGCAAGGAGAAGAGCCCTGGTCCTTAGAGGAAGAATTCCTAAACCAGAGGTACCCAG gcTATTACAAAGTTGATGTCCACCTTGAGGGGAactgggaaaaagaagagaaacctCTGTGGCAAGTAATATTCATGGATAACAAAAGATTGAGTAAGGAAGTACAGAAAGTTTTAGAAAAACCATTTAATCTGGATTCAACTCCAGATTTTTCAGGATCAATGCCCTGTAAATGTGACTCACATAGAGTGAATTTGCCAGTTGTTTCTGAATTAATTATTAATGATAGAAAGTATTCAAGAAAGAAGGCCAATTACATGAATGTAGGTGAAAAGTTGCAGCTTGGGATTAAGCGTCAGAAAACTCCTACTGGAGAGAAGTCTAATGAatgtaataaaaatgtgaaaggtCTCAGTTACAAGAAAGATCATCAGAAATTTCAAACTCTGGCACAATCCTTTGAGTATAATGAGTTCGGGAAAGTTTTACGTGATAAAACCGTCTGTGTTACAGTGACAAGTTCTCTAACAGGAGAAGAATCCTATAAGGACTTTGAATTTAGGAAAAACTGTGATAAACCAACTGTATTTAACCTCGTCAGAAATGGCACAAGGGAAGAATGCTTTGATCTTGATGAAGTTGGGAAATCCTGTGACGATAGGAATACTTTATTGGAGTACAATAAAATTAACGTGGCTATGACACACTGTGAACGTCATGAAAGTGGGAGTAACTTCATCAGGAATTCACCCCTCATTCAACCTCAGAGAACTATTACAGGACAGGGTGCTTCTCAAAGCAGTAAATGTGAAGAAAATTTGAGCCAGAGCTCAACCCATCAGAAGACGCAAACTGGAGAtaaattctgtgtttttaatgAATGTACAAATGCCTTCTATGAGAAATTAGACCTTATGAtacatcagagaactcacacagAAGAGAATTTCTACGAGTGTGGTAAATATGGGAAATCCTTCCATCAAAACTCAGCCCTGGATCTATTTCAGCAAAGTGGCACAGGACAGAAGTCATTTGAATGTAATGAATGCAGGAAATTCTTTTACCAGAAAGCACACCTCATTCAGCATCAGAGGATCTGCTCGGGGGACAAAACTTATGAATGTGAGGAATGTGGAAGATCCTTTTCTCCAAATTCACACTCTGTTCATTGTCCTGGAACCCATATGGGGGTCAGTCTCTGTGAATGTAATGAATATGCGAAAACTTTCTGTCAGAAGTCAAACCTCAGTGAACATGTGACAGTTCATACAAAGGAGAAACCTTATGATCACAATCGATGTGGGAAATCTTACAAGAAGTCTGCCATCATAGAACACCAGAGAACACACACACGGATGAAACCCTTTCAGAGTAATGAATATGGGAAAACATTCTCCAAGATGGCACATCTCAAAGAATGTCAGAGAATTTAcacaggggagaaaccctatgaatgtattGAATGTGGGAAAACTTTCTCCAAGACGTCCCATCTCAGAgcacatcagagaattcacacaggtgaaaaaccctatgaatgtattGAATGTGGGAAGACTTTCTCTCACAAGACTCATCTCAGTGcacatcagagaactcacacagggGAGAAACCTTATgagtgtaatgaatgtgggaaaacttTTGCTGATAATTCAACCCTCAGAGcacatcagagaactcacacagggGAGAAACCTTATGATTGTAATGAATGTGGGAGGTCTTTTGCCCATATATCCGTTCTCAGAGCACATTTGAGAATTCACACAggggagaaaccttatgaatgtaatgACTGTGGGAGATCTTTTGCCCATAATTCAGCCCTCAGAGcgcatcagagaattcacacaggtgagaaaccctatgaatgtaatgaatgtgagAAAACTTTTGCCCATAATTCAGCTCTCAGAGTACATCACAGAGTTCACACAGGGgagaaaccatatgaatgtaatgaatgtgagAAAACTTTTGCCCATAATTCAGCCCTCAGAGCACATCAGAAAATTCACACTGGGGAGAAACTgtatgaatgtaatgaatgtgggaaaatCTTTTCCCAGAAGACACACCTCAGTACACATCGGAGGATTCACACAGGGGAAAAACCGTATGAATGTACTGCATGTGGGAAAACCTTTTCCCAGAAATCATACCTCAGTGGTCATGAGAGAATTCACAAAGGGgaaaaaccttatgaatgtaatgaatgtgggaaaacttTTGTCTATAAGGCAGCCCTGATAGTCCATCAAAGAATTCACACAGGAGAGAgaccctatgaatgtaatgaatgtgggaaaacttTCTCCCAAAGGACACACCTCAGTGCACatcaaagaactcacacaggggagaaaccttatgaatgtagtgaatgtgggaaaacTTTTGCTGATAATTCAGCCCTCAGGgcacatcagagaattcacacaggggagaaaccctatgaatgtaatgaatgtgggaaaacttTCTCCAAGACATCACACCTCAGAGCACATCTGAGGACTCGTGCaggggagaaaccctatgaatgtagtgaatgtgggaaaacTTTCTCCCAGAAGTCGTATGTTACTGCACATCAGCGAATtcacacaggggagaaaccctatCAGTGTAATGTATGTGGGAAACCCTTTGCCCATAATTCAACCCTCAGagtacatcagagaattcacacaggTGTAAAAtcctatgaatgtaatgaatgtgggaaaacttTCTCCCAGAAGTCACACCTTAGTGCACATCAAAGAATtcacacaggggagaaaccctatgaatgtaatgaatgtgggaaagcttttgcCCAAAATTCAACCCTCAGAGTACACCAAAGAATTCACACGGGggaaaaaccctatgaatgtgaTGCCTGTGGGAAAACTTTTGTCCGTAAGGCAGCTCTTAGAGTACATCATACAAGAATGCACACCAGAGGGAAAGCCCTTGTGTGTAATGAATTTGGGAAGTCCTAA
- the ZNF658 gene encoding zinc finger protein 658 isoform X2 yields MDSTQRALYKDVMLENYGHLVSMGYCSTKPRVIFKLEQGEEPWSLEEEFLNQRYPGYYKVDVHLEGNWEKEEKPLWQVIFMDNKRLSKEVQKVLEKPFNLDSTPDFSGSMPCKCDSHRVNLPVVSELIINDRKYSRKKANYMNVGEKLQLGIKRQKTPTGEKSNECNKNVKGLSYKKDHQKFQTLAQSFEYNEFGKVLRDKTVCVTVTSSLTGEESYKDFEFRKNCDKPTVFNLVRNGTREECFDLDEVGKSCDDRNTLLEYNKINVAMTHCERHESGSNFIRNSPLIQPQRTITGQGASQSSKCEENLSQSSTHQKTQTGDKFCVFNECTNAFYEKLDLMIHQRTHTEENFYECGKYGKSFHQNSALDLFQQSGTGQKSFECNECRKFFYQKAHLIQHQRICSGDKTYECEECGRSFSPNSHSVHCPGTHMGVSLCECNEYAKTFCQKSNLSEHVTVHTKEKPYDHNRCGKSYKKSAIIEHQRTHTRMKPFQSNEYGKTFSKMAHLKECQRIYTGEKPYECIECGKTFSKTSHLRAHQRIHTGEKPYECIECGKTFSHKTHLSAHQRTHTGEKPYECNECGKTFADNSTLRAHQRTHTGEKPYDCNECGRSFAHISVLRAHLRIHTGEKPYECNDCGRSFAHNSALRAHQRIHTGEKPYECNECEKTFAHNSALRVHHRVHTGEKPYECNECEKTFAHNSALRAHQKIHTGEKLYECNECGKIFSQKTHLSTHRRIHTGEKPYECTACGKTFSQKSYLSGHERIHKGEKPYECNECGKTFVYKAALIVHQRIHTGERPYECNECGKTFSQRTHLSAHQRTHTGEKPYECSECGKTFADNSALRAHQRIHTGEKPYECNECGKTFSKTSHLRAHLRTRAGEKPYECSECGKTFSQKSYVTAHQRIHTGEKPYQCNVCGKPFAHNSTLRVHQRIHTGVKSYECNECGKTFSQKSHLSAHQRIHTGEKPYECNECGKAFAQNSTLRVHQRIHTGEKPYECDACGKTFVRKAALRVHHTRMHTRGKALVCNEFGKS; encoded by the exons ATGGACTCCACACAGAGGGCCCTGTACaaagatgtgatgctggagaactacgGCCACCTGGTCTCCATGG GATACTGCAGTACTAAACCCCGGGTGATTTTCAAGTTGGAGCAAGGAGAAGAGCCCTGGTCCTTAGAGGAAGAATTCCTAAACCAGAGGTACCCAG gcTATTACAAAGTTGATGTCCACCTTGAGGGGAactgggaaaaagaagagaaacctCTGTGGCAAGTAATATTCATGGATAACAAAAGATTGAGTAAGGAAGTACAGAAAGTTTTAGAAAAACCATTTAATCTGGATTCAACTCCAGATTTTTCAGGATCAATGCCCTGTAAATGTGACTCACATAGAGTGAATTTGCCAGTTGTTTCTGAATTAATTATTAATGATAGAAAGTATTCAAGAAAGAAGGCCAATTACATGAATGTAGGTGAAAAGTTGCAGCTTGGGATTAAGCGTCAGAAAACTCCTACTGGAGAGAAGTCTAATGAatgtaataaaaatgtgaaaggtCTCAGTTACAAGAAAGATCATCAGAAATTTCAAACTCTGGCACAATCCTTTGAGTATAATGAGTTCGGGAAAGTTTTACGTGATAAAACCGTCTGTGTTACAGTGACAAGTTCTCTAACAGGAGAAGAATCCTATAAGGACTTTGAATTTAGGAAAAACTGTGATAAACCAACTGTATTTAACCTCGTCAGAAATGGCACAAGGGAAGAATGCTTTGATCTTGATGAAGTTGGGAAATCCTGTGACGATAGGAATACTTTATTGGAGTACAATAAAATTAACGTGGCTATGACACACTGTGAACGTCATGAAAGTGGGAGTAACTTCATCAGGAATTCACCCCTCATTCAACCTCAGAGAACTATTACAGGACAGGGTGCTTCTCAAAGCAGTAAATGTGAAGAAAATTTGAGCCAGAGCTCAACCCATCAGAAGACGCAAACTGGAGAtaaattctgtgtttttaatgAATGTACAAATGCCTTCTATGAGAAATTAGACCTTATGAtacatcagagaactcacacagAAGAGAATTTCTACGAGTGTGGTAAATATGGGAAATCCTTCCATCAAAACTCAGCCCTGGATCTATTTCAGCAAAGTGGCACAGGACAGAAGTCATTTGAATGTAATGAATGCAGGAAATTCTTTTACCAGAAAGCACACCTCATTCAGCATCAGAGGATCTGCTCGGGGGACAAAACTTATGAATGTGAGGAATGTGGAAGATCCTTTTCTCCAAATTCACACTCTGTTCATTGTCCTGGAACCCATATGGGGGTCAGTCTCTGTGAATGTAATGAATATGCGAAAACTTTCTGTCAGAAGTCAAACCTCAGTGAACATGTGACAGTTCATACAAAGGAGAAACCTTATGATCACAATCGATGTGGGAAATCTTACAAGAAGTCTGCCATCATAGAACACCAGAGAACACACACACGGATGAAACCCTTTCAGAGTAATGAATATGGGAAAACATTCTCCAAGATGGCACATCTCAAAGAATGTCAGAGAATTTAcacaggggagaaaccctatgaatgtattGAATGTGGGAAAACTTTCTCCAAGACGTCCCATCTCAGAgcacatcagagaattcacacaggtgaaaaaccctatgaatgtattGAATGTGGGAAGACTTTCTCTCACAAGACTCATCTCAGTGcacatcagagaactcacacagggGAGAAACCTTATgagtgtaatgaatgtgggaaaacttTTGCTGATAATTCAACCCTCAGAGcacatcagagaactcacacagggGAGAAACCTTATGATTGTAATGAATGTGGGAGGTCTTTTGCCCATATATCCGTTCTCAGAGCACATTTGAGAATTCACACAggggagaaaccttatgaatgtaatgACTGTGGGAGATCTTTTGCCCATAATTCAGCCCTCAGAGcgcatcagagaattcacacaggtgagaaaccctatgaatgtaatgaatgtgagAAAACTTTTGCCCATAATTCAGCTCTCAGAGTACATCACAGAGTTCACACAGGGgagaaaccatatgaatgtaatgaatgtgagAAAACTTTTGCCCATAATTCAGCCCTCAGAGCACATCAGAAAATTCACACTGGGGAGAAACTgtatgaatgtaatgaatgtgggaaaatCTTTTCCCAGAAGACACACCTCAGTACACATCGGAGGATTCACACAGGGGAAAAACCGTATGAATGTACTGCATGTGGGAAAACCTTTTCCCAGAAATCATACCTCAGTGGTCATGAGAGAATTCACAAAGGGgaaaaaccttatgaatgtaatgaatgtgggaaaacttTTGTCTATAAGGCAGCCCTGATAGTCCATCAAAGAATTCACACAGGAGAGAgaccctatgaatgtaatgaatgtgggaaaacttTCTCCCAAAGGACACACCTCAGTGCACatcaaagaactcacacaggggagaaaccttatgaatgtagtgaatgtgggaaaacTTTTGCTGATAATTCAGCCCTCAGGgcacatcagagaattcacacaggggagaaaccctatgaatgtaatgaatgtgggaaaacttTCTCCAAGACATCACACCTCAGAGCACATCTGAGGACTCGTGCaggggagaaaccctatgaatgtagtgaatgtgggaaaacTTTCTCCCAGAAGTCGTATGTTACTGCACATCAGCGAATtcacacaggggagaaaccctatCAGTGTAATGTATGTGGGAAACCCTTTGCCCATAATTCAACCCTCAGagtacatcagagaattcacacaggTGTAAAAtcctatgaatgtaatgaatgtgggaaaacttTCTCCCAGAAGTCACACCTTAGTGCACATCAAAGAATtcacacaggggagaaaccctatgaatgtaatgaatgtgggaaagcttttgcCCAAAATTCAACCCTCAGAGTACACCAAAGAATTCACACGGGggaaaaaccctatgaatgtgaTGCCTGTGGGAAAACTTTTGTCCGTAAGGCAGCTCTTAGAGTACATCATACAAGAATGCACACCAGAGGGAAAGCCCTTGTGTGTAATGAATTTGGGAAGTCCTAA